From a single Rutidosis leptorrhynchoides isolate AG116_Rl617_1_P2 chromosome 5, CSIRO_AGI_Rlap_v1, whole genome shotgun sequence genomic region:
- the LOC139848763 gene encoding uncharacterized protein codes for MEMENGDVLCVVIEDGDDEEGVATWSINLEDDSEEESEDDDNSSIPSQIMEDKGAEYDLEGDHLNCNEEDVHEENVFVQEEDNEQPTQMENNGDSADEVQQVHKEQQFSGSSSIHSKRGYDSAPQFRYESFGSWAKCDLQSVIKVGAKLLSVNIRGSKKRRKRDWIKEMCFANNVCFLGVQETKMVTLDLFRVKTFWGNYAFDFACSLSRGRSGGILSVWDPNYFVKERILCDDNFVIVKGKWVNVNDSVYMLNIYGLQTKNAKAALGKIIGVRKADERFGSLFNPVEANNFNSFISNTSFLDVPLCGRRFTWINKAASKMSRIDRVLVSRNVMDIFLDLQLNVLPRIHYDHFPLMLHGSKVDCGPLPFKFFHSWMHMNGFDDMIKKVVEDNDYKEKTSVHDKFKVLKGEVKSWVAICRSANKPRLNVASEQLANLELKVDAGFTTEGDFKERLDILKENDSIQALDDQDVMQKSKVKWNVECDENTKFFHDLLKQDEDNLRFQGNVSEEEIKVAVWSCGSEKFSGPDGFTFGFIKKFWEVLKADVISSIQTAFAECSLPYGAALAFICLIPKLSNPMCIRDYRPILLIGFQYKIITKILANRMALVIDKVIRKEQSAFIKGRQILDGSLIISELLNFYKKKKKKLMILKVDFEKAYDRVSWEFLDRMLSILGFGSRWRA; via the exons ATGGAGATGGAGAATGGAGATGTTCTATGTGTTGTAATTGAGGATGGGGATGATGAGGAAGGAG TTGCTACATGGAGTATTAACTTGGAAGATGATAGTGAGGAAGAGTCGGAGGACGATGATAACTCATCTATTCCTTCTCAGATAATGGAAGATAAAGGGGCAGAGTATGATTTGGAGGGTGATCATTTAAATTGTAATGAGGAGGATGTACATGAGGAAAATGTTTTTGTTCAAGAGGAGGATAATGAGCAGCCTACTCAAATGGAGAATAATGGGGATAGTGCAGATGAGGTACAACAGGTTCACAAAGAGCAACAATTCAGTGGCTCGAGCTCCATTCATTCCAAAAGGGGTTATGATTCTGCACCACAGTTCCGGTATGAAAGCTTTGGTTCATGGGCAAAGTGCGATTTACAGTCAGTAATTAAAGTTGGAGCTAAG TTACTTTCAGTGAATATAAGGGGAAGTAAGAAAAGGAGGAAACGAGATTGGATTAAAGAAATGTGTTTTGCAAATAACGTTTGTTTCTTAGGTGTTCAAGAAACAAAAATGGTGACTCTTGATTTATTTCGTGTTAAAACTTTCTGGGGTAATTATGCATTTGACTTCGCGTGTAGCCTTTCTCGTGGGAGATCAGGAGGTATATTATCGGTGTGGGATCCAAACTACTTTGTTAAGGAGAGGATTTTGTGTGATGATAATTTCGTTATTGTCAAAGGCAAGTGGGTGAATGTAAATGACTCGGTTTACATGCTTAATATTTATGGTCTTCAAACGAAAAATGCTAAAGCTGCTTTGGGAAAGATTATTGGG GTTCGAAAAGCGGATGAACGGTTTGGTTCTTTGTTCAACCCTGTTGAAGCTAATAATTTTAATTCTTTTATCAGTAATACGAGTTTTTTGGATGTTCCTCTTTGTGGTCGGAGATTCACTTGGATTAATAAAGCGGCATCGAAGATGAGTCGTATTGATCGAGTGCTTGTTTCTCGTAACGTGATGGATATTTTTTTGGACTTGCAACTTAATGTGTTACCTCGCATTCATTATGATCATTTTCCTCTTATGTTGCACGGCTCTAAGGTGGATTGTGGTCCTTTACCATTCAAGTTTTTTCATTCCTGGATGCATATGAATGGTTTTGATGATATGATTAAAAAAGTTGTGGAAGACAATGATTATAAAGAGAAAACTTCAGTTCATGATAAATTTAAAGTATTGAAAGGTGAAGTTAAATCATGGGTAGCTATTTGCCGGTCAGCTAACAAACCGAGGTTAAATGTGGCTAGTGAACAACTAGCTAATCTCGAATTAAAGGTTGATGCTGGTTTTACTACGGAAGGGGATTTCAAGGAAAGACTGGATATTTTAAAAGAGAATGATTCCATTCAAGCTCTTGATGATCAAGATGTGATGCAAAAGTCAAAGGTGAAATGGAATGTCGAGTGCGACGAAAACACGAAGTTCTTTCACGATCTCCTCAAACAAG ATGAAGATAATTTGAGATTTCAAGGTAATGTTTCAGAGGAAGAAATCAAAGTAGCCGTTTGGAGTTGTGGTAGCGAAAAATTCTCAGGCCCGGATGGTTTCACGTTTGGCTTCATCAAGAAATTTTGGGAGGTGTTAAAAGCTGATGTTATTAGCTCGATTCAAACTGCATTTGCCGAGTGTTCTTTACCCTATGGTGCAGCTTTGGCATTTATTTGTCTTATTCCAAAGCTATCAAACCCTATGTGCATTAGGGATTATCGTCCGATATTGCTTATTGGGTTTCAATACAAGATCATCACAAAAATTTTGGCAAATCGAATGGCATTAGTGATCGATAAAGTAATTAGAAAAGAACAATCCGCGTTCATAAAAGGTAGGCAAATATTAGATGGGTCATTGATCATTAGTGAACTActtaatttttataaaaagaagaagaaaaagttaATGATTCTGAAAGTGGACTTCGAAAAAGCGTATGACAGAGTTAGTTGGGAGTTCCTGGATCGCATGTTATCTATTTTAGGATTCGGGAGTAGATGGAGAGCCTGA